In the Populus trichocarpa isolate Nisqually-1 chromosome 1, P.trichocarpa_v4.1, whole genome shotgun sequence genome, one interval contains:
- the LOC7486684 gene encoding probable plastid-lipid-associated protein 4, chloroplastic, with product MTMALSSSPHSPAVLTASQFSTHSPFPKLTTSHFFFSTGKPSNQTSYFNLSSSYSTIDRSWSAKVSFFPAFLKKGKSAKVLKEELLEAIDSLDRGADAIPEDQQRVDEIARKLEAVNPTKEPLKSGLLNGKWELLYTTSQSILQTQRPKLLRSRTNYQAINADILRAQNMESWPFFNQVTADLTPLSAKKVAVKFDVFKILGLIPVKAPGRARGELEITYLDEELRVSRGDKGNLFVLKMVDPSYRVPV from the exons ATGACAATGGCCTTATCTTCATCTCCACACTCTCCAGCAGTCCTCACAGCCTCTCAATTCTCAACTCACTCACCATTTCCAAAACTCACCACCTCTCACTTCTTCTTCTCTACTGGTAAACCCTCCAACCAAACCAGCTACTTTAACCTTTCTTCAAGCTACTCCACCATTGATAGATCATGGAGCGCTaaggtttctttctttcctgCTTTCTTGAAAAAGGGCAAGAGTGCTAAGGTCCTCAAGGAGGAACTTCTTGAGGCCATTGATTCCCTTGATCGTGGAGCAGACGCCATTCCTGAAGACCAACAAAGAGTTGATGAG ATTGCTCGGAAGCTTGAAGCAGTGAATCCGACAAAGGAGCCATTGAAATCTGGTTTACTAAACGGGAAATGGGAGCTTCTATACACCACTTCACAATCTATTTTGCAAACACAA AGGCCAAAGCTCTTAAGATCCAGGACAAACTACCAAGCAATCAATGCTGATATACTTAGGGCCCAGAACATGGAATCTTGGCCATTCTTCAACCAG GTAACTGCAGATTTAACACCATTGAGTGCAAAAAAAGTTGCTGTAAAGTTCGATGTCTTCAAGATTCTTGGTCTG ATACCAGTTAAGGCACCAGGAAGAGCTCGTGGTGAGCTGGAAATCACTTATTTGGATGAAGAATTACG AGTATCCAGGGGTGACAAAGGAAACCTGTTTGTCTTGAAAATGGTTGATCCATCCTACCGTGTTCCTGTCTGA